The following are encoded in a window of Amaranthus tricolor cultivar Red isolate AtriRed21 chromosome 2, ASM2621246v1, whole genome shotgun sequence genomic DNA:
- the LOC130806841 gene encoding short-chain dehydrogenase TIC 32, chloroplastic-like produces the protein MMKIWPFTRNGASGFSAASTAKQVTEGIDANGLTAVVTGATSGIGVETTKTLALRGVHVFMAVRNVDAGKDLKEKILNEIPAAKIDVMELDLSSLASVEKFASKFMSLELPLNILINNAGIMATPFKLSKDNIELQFATNHLGHFHLTNLLLDAMKTTSGKCNKEGRIINVSSEAHRFAYREGIRFDGINNESGYNSLQAYGQSKLANILHANELAKRLKEEGVEITVNSIHPGSITTNLLRHHGFINGLIHTLGKLVLKDIEQGAATSCYVALHPQVKGVSGKYFMDSNMAQPTSQAGDAELAKKLWDFSQKLTQDPTIH, from the exons atgatgaaaatatgGCCTTTTACCAGAAATGGAGCATCTGGATTTTCAGCTGCTTCTACTGCTAAACAAGTTACTGAAGGAATTGATGCAAATGGCCTCACAGCTGTTGTCACGG GTGCAACAAGTGGTATTGGAGTAGAGACAACAAAGACTCTTGCGCTCCGTGGAGTCCATGTTTTTATGGCTGTTAGAAATGTGGATGCCGGGAAAGATCTCAAAGAGAAAATACTGAATGAAATTCCTGCTGCTAAAATTGATGTTATGGAGTTGGATCTCAGTTCATTAGCATCAGTGGAAAAGTTTGCATCCAAATTCATGTCCTTGGAGTTACCCCTCAATATACTCAT taacaATGCAGGGATTATGGCCACCCCATTCAAGTTGTCTAAAGACAACATAGAACTTCAGTTTGCAACTAATCATTTAG GTCATTTCCATTTGACGAATCTCTTATTGGATGCTATGAAAACGACTTCCGGTAAATGCAATAAAGAAGGAAGGATTATCAATGTTTCTTCAGAGGCTCATCGATTCGCATATAGAGAAGGGATTCGCTTTGACGGAATAAACAATGAGTCAGG GTACAATAGCCTACAGGCTTATGGGCAGTCAAAGCTTGCCAACATTTTGCATGCGAATGAGCTTGCAAAACGACTGAAG GAAGAGGGGGTTGAGATCACTGTAAACTCAATTCATCCTGGATCCATCACTACTAATCTTCTGCGTCACCATGGTTTCATCAATG GATTGATTCATACTCTTGGGAAACTTGTACTTAAAGATATTGAGCAA GGCGCAGCAACATCATGTTATGTAGCATTGCATCCCCAAGTTAAAGGTGTAAGTGGAAAATATTTCATGGATAGTAACATGGCTCAACCAACCTCCCAAGCTGGAGACGCTGAATTGGCAAAGAAACTATGGGACTTCAGCCAGAAGCTCACTCAAGATCCTACTATCCATTGA
- the LOC130806843 gene encoding uncharacterized protein LOC130806843, translated as MTRGLVKFSMVHRKDLKKIKKNPKVGWNKLKCPRQPQDAKYCEYYVCRYMLETIESRQQLILEEFSPGAPSTYSQESIDQVRDLWISYVVKHRQQKLEKEAEDLDDVL; from the exons ATGACTAGGGGGCTTGTGAAGTTTAGCATGGTCCATCGAAAAgatctcaaaaaaattaaaaagaatcctaAAGTTGGTTGGAACAAACTAAAA TGTCCTCGTCAACCTCAAGACGCCAAATACTGTGAATATTATGTATGCCGTTATATGCTTGAGACTATTGAAAGTAGGCAACAATTGATTTTGGAGGAG TTTTCCCCTGGGGCTCCTTCAACTTATTCTCAGGAGAGCATTGATCAAGTTCGAGATTTATGGATTTCTTACGTTGTCAAACATAGGCAACAGAAATTGGAGAAGGAAGCAGAAGATTTGGATGATGTGTTATAA
- the LOC130806842 gene encoding uncharacterized protein LOC130806842 produces the protein MRKSEEQITIEIPDFVFRNKHTVDIDYIDMLDWCYQREVGVGHLSIFMKYLSESYQEESISGMYGFCDANMLSPLSPIEKEEDRSNYLASIFACNNAKNKNQLFMTPYYENRHWMLAIISPWKGLVYWLDPDDVENKVHENARKIIYE, from the exons ATGAGAAAAAGTGAAGAACAAATCACTATAGAAATACCAGACTTTGTGTTCCGCAATAAGCATACTGTTGACATTGATTACATAGACATGCTTGATTGGTGTTATCAACGAGAAGTAGGAGTAGGGCACCTTTCAATTTTTATGAA GTATTTGAGTGAATCTTATCAAGAAGAAAGTATCTCCGGAATGTATGGTTTTTGTGATGCTAATATGCTTTCCCCATTATCACCAATAGAGAAAGAAGAGGATCGATCTAACTACTTGGCTAGCATTTTCGCATGTAATAATGCTAAGAACAAAAACCAATTATTCATGACACCTTATTACGAAAA TCGGCATTGGATGTTAGCAATTATTAGTCCATGGAAGGGATTGGTTTATTGGTTAGATCCTGATGATGTGGAAAATAAAGTGCATGAAAATGCtcgtaaaattatttatgagtaA